In the Topomyia yanbarensis strain Yona2022 chromosome 3, ASM3024719v1, whole genome shotgun sequence genome, one interval contains:
- the LOC131689957 gene encoding uncharacterized protein LOC131689957: MKGIFLSLFVSAALTSYTLAQQDVPGVKVPNSSLLRSTIPGDCAVNGGIVCSSCTALSLCINGAPAAEIECSGNFPYCNPTDVPQPSCSATPATGCGTNTSTAPQAITCSSVGILPDPNNCNNYHVCRQGVTTSDVYVCPTGTSFNLATLQCRAQNANNCVRIQCNNTASGFVYYGTSRQYYAYCAVANGVATPYMLKCPNRATFNMNTFSCTYNCPGQGNFVNSNDPATYYQCYILNGRWVATVVRCPANTTFNQTLTYCV; encoded by the exons atgaaaggtatattCCTTTCACTGTTCGTTTCGGCTGCGCTGACTAGTTACACGCTAGCACAGCAGGATGTTCCCGGTGTAAAAGTTCCTAACTCATCGCTGCTCAGATCTACGATTCCGGGTGATTGTGCAGTGAATGGAGGTATTGTGTGCTCAAGTTGCACTGCTCTATCGCTTTGCATCAATGGAGCTCCGGCGGCAGAGATTGAATGCAGTGGCAACTTCCCGTACTGCAATCCAACCGATGTACCTCAGCCCAGTTGCTCCGCGACACCAGCCACCGGTTGCGGTACAAACACTTCCACTGCTCCTCAAGCAATCACTTGTTCCTCGGTCGGAATACTTCCAG ATCCTAATAATTGCAACAACTACCATGTTTGTCGACAAGGAGTGACTACTTCGGATGTCTACGTTTGCCCAACAGGAACCAGTTTTAACCTAGCAACTCTCCAGTGTCGAGCTCAAAACGCAAACAATTGTGTTAGGATCCAGTGTAACAACACCGCAAGTGGTTTCGTTTACTATGGAACATCACGCCAATACTACGCCTACTGTGCTGTCGCCAATGGGGTGGCCACCCCGTACATGCTAAAGTGTCCCAATCGGGCGACATTTAATATGAATACTTTTTCCTGTACGTACAACTGTCCCGGACAGGGGAACTTTGTCAACTCGAACGATCCGGCAACCTATTATCAGTGCTATATCCTCAATGGCCGGTGGGTGGCTACTGTGGTGAGATGTCCAGCGAATACCACTTTTAATCAGACCTTGACGTATTGCGTTTGA